The Pseudomonas sp. KU26590 genomic sequence AAGTGACGTTGCAAAACATCCGCGAGGGCGGGTTGCGGGTGACGCTGTATCTGCCGCGTGGATTGGAGTGATCCGGCGCCGGATCTCCCCAGTAGGAGCGCGCTTGCCCGCGATGGCGGCAGCCCATTCAACACCTCTTGTGTTGCTGGAAAAAATTTTCGCGGGCAAGCGCGCTCCAACAGTGGGCTGAGTCGTTTCAGGAATGTCACAGGGTTGTGACAATTGCGCATCCCTTCGTTACCGTCCGCTCTGGGCCCTTGGTTAGAATCCACGCAGCGCAAGCGCCACGACTTGCTCATGCATAACAACAAGAAAGGTCAGATATGAATTCGATTTCCCGTCTCGCTGCACTTATTTCCCTCGCCTCGTTGTTCCCTCTGAGCGCCATGGCGGCTGATGCCAAAGGCACTGTCGAAGTCGTGCACTGGTGGACGTCCGGTGGCGAAAAAGCCGCTGTCGATGTGCTCAAGGCTCAAGTTGAAAAAGACGGTTTCACCTGGAAAGACGGCGCTGTCGCAGGCGGCGGCGGTGCTACCGCAATGACCGTTCTCAAGAGTCGCGCCGTTGCTGGCAACCCGCCTGGCGTTGCGCAAATCAAAGGTCCGGACATTCAGGAATGGGCCTCCACCGGCCTGCTTGATACCGACGTGCTGAAAACCGTCTCCAAAGAGGAGAAGTGGGACAGCCTGCTGGACAAGAAAGTCTCCGATACCGTGAAGTACGAAGGTGATTACGTTGCCGTGCCGGTGAACATCCACCGCGTCAACTGGCTGTGGATCAACCCGGAAGTCTTCAAGAAAGCCGGTATCGAAAAAGCCCCCACCACCCTCGAAGAATTCTACGCAGCGGGCGACAAGCTCAAAGCGGCAGGCTTCATCCCTCTGGCCCACGGCGGCCAGCCTTGGCAGGACAGCACCGTTTTTGAAGCCGTCGTCCTCTCTGTCATGGGCGCTGACGGTTACAAGAAGGCACTGGTCGACCTCGACAATGCTGCGCTGACCGGTCCTGAAATGGTCAAGTCGCTGACCGAACTGAAGAAAGTCGCCACCTACATGGATGTCGACGGCAAAGGTCAGGACTGGAACCTGGAAGCCGCCAAAGTCATCAACGGCAAGGCCGGCATGCAGATCATGGGTGACTGGGCCAAGAGCGAATGGACCGCCGCCAAGAAGGTCGCTGGCAAAGACTACGAGTGCGTAGCGTTCCCGGGCACCGACAAGGCGTTCACCTACAACATCGACTCTCTGGCGGTGTTCAAGCAGAAGGACGCGGGCACTGCTGCCGGTCAGCAGGACATCGCCAAAATCGTGCTGGGTGAAAACTTCCAGAAAGTCTTCAGCATCAACAAAGGCTCGATCCCGGTTCGCAACGACATGCTGGCTGACATGGGCAAGTACGGTTTCGACTCGTGCGCCCAGACCGCTGCCAAGGATTTCCTGGCGGACGCCAAAACCGGCGGCCTGCAGCCAAGCATGGCGCACAACATGGCCACAACGCTGGCCGTGCAAGGTGCGTTCTTTGATGTCGTGACCAACTACATTAACGACCCGAAAGCTGATCCGGCCGACGCGGCGAAGAAGTTGGGCGCTGCGATCAAGTCTGCTAAATAGCGCGTAGCCGGCAGGTCTGTAGGAGCGCGCTTGCCCGCGATTGCGGTGTGTCAGTCAATACACGTCTGACACACCGTATTCGCGAGCAAGGTGGATCGCCACCCCGGTCGCTCCTACAGATGCCGCGCTCGCACTCTTCATTTTTCTGTACTGGATTTCACCATGAGTTCTGTTGCTGTGTTCAGCAAAGCCTCGCCGTTCGATGCACTGCAGCGCTGGCTACCCAAACTGGTGCTGGCGCCCAGCATGTTCATCGTATTGGTGGGCTTCTACGGCTATATCCTGTGGACGTTCGTTCTGTCGTTCACCAACTCGACTTTCCTGCCGACCTACAAATTCGTGGGTCTGGCGCAATACGCGCGGTTGTTCGACAACGACCGTTGGTGGGTCGCCAGCAAAAACCTTGCGGTGTTCGGTGGCATGTTCATCGGCATCAGCATGGTGGTGGGCGTGCTGCTGGCGGTTTTCCTGGACCAGCGCATCCGCCGCGAAGGTTTTATCCGCACCATCTATCTGTACCCGATGGCGCTGTCGATGATCGTCACCGGTACGGCCTGGAAATGGCTGCTCAACCCGGGCATGGGTCTGGACAAACTGCTGCGTGACTGGGGCTGGGAAGGCTTTCGCCTGGACTGGCTGATCGATCCGGACCGCGTTGTCTACTGCCTGGTGATCGCTGCGGTATGGCAGGCATCGGGCTTCATCATGGCGATGTTCCTGGCGGGCCTTCGCGGCGTCGATCAGTCGATCATCCGTGCCGCGCAGATCGACGGCGCAAGCATGCCGAAGATCTACTGGAAGGTGGTGCTGCCAAGCCTGCGCCCGGTGTTCTTCAGTGCTGTGATGATTCTGGCGCACATCGCCATCAAGAGTTTCGACCTGGTGGCCGCGATGACGGCCGGTGGCCCGGGCTACTCGTCGGACCTGCCTGCGATGTTCATGTACTCGTTCACCTTCAGCCGTGGCCAGATGGGCATGGGTTCCGCCAGTGCGATCCTGATGCTCGGTGCGATTCTGGCCATCCTCGTGCCTTATCTGTATTCCGAGCTGAGGGCCAAGCGCAATGACTAGTCTCGCCAACAAACCTGCGCTCAGCCTGAGCCGCGTCGCTATCTACGCGGTGCTGATCATTGCCGTGTTCCTGTATCTGGTGCCGTTGGTGGTCATGCTGTTGACCAGCTTCAAATCGCCGGAAGACATCGGCAGCGGCAACCTGCTCAGTTTGCCGACCGAAGTGACTGCCATCGGCTGGATCAAAGCCTGGGCCACGGTAAAGGGCTATTTCTGGAACTCGTTCCTGATCACCGTTCCGGCGGTGCTGATTTCCACCACCATTGGTGCCCTGAACGGCTACGTGCTGTCGATGTGGCGCTTCCGCGGTTCGCAGTTGTTCTTCGGCCTGCTGCTGTTCGGCTGCTTCCTGCCGTTTCAGACCGTCCTGCTGCCTGCGTCTTTCACCCTCGGCAAGATGGGCCTGGCCAATACCACGACGGGGCTGGTGTTCATTCACGTTGTCTACGGTCTGGCGTTCACCACGCTGTTCTTCCGCAATTACTACGTCAGCATCCCGGAAGCACTGGTCAAGGCTGCACGACTGGACGGTGCCGGCTTCTTCACCATCTTCCGTCGGATCATTCTGCCGATGTCGACGCCGATCATCATGGTCTGCCTGATCTGGCAATTCACTCAGATCTGGAACGACTTCCTGTTCGGTGTGGTGTTCTCCAGTGGTGATTCGCAGCCGATCACGGTCGCGCTGAACAACCTGGTCAACACCAGTACGGGCGCCAAGGAATACAACGTTGATATGGCGGCGGCGATGATCGCCGGGCTGCCGACCCTGCTGGTCTACGTGGTCGCAGGCAAGTATTTCGTGCGCGGGCTGACGGCCGGCGCAGTCAAGGGGTAATCATGGCAACGCTTGAACTACGCAATGTAAACAAGACTTACGGGGCCGGTTTGCCGGACACCCTGAAGAACATCGAACTCTCCATCAAAGAAGGCGAGTTCCTGATTCTGGTCGGCCCTTCGGGCTGCGGTAAGTCGACCCTGATGAACTGCATCGCCGGGCTGGAAAACATTACCGGCGGCGCGATCATGATCGGTGATCAGGACGTCAGCGGCATGAGCCCGAAGGATCGCGACATCGCGATGGTGTTCCAGTCCTACGCGCTGTACCCGACCATGAGCGTGCGTGAGAACATCGAGTTCGGGCTGAAGATTCGCAAGATGAATCAGGCCGACATCGACGCCGAAGTCGCCCGGGTCGCCAAGCTGCTGCAGATCGAACACCTGCTCAACCGCAAGCCGGGGCAGTTGTCGGGCGGTCAGCAACAGCGCGTCGCCATGGGCCGGGCGCTGGCCCGTCGTCCGAAGATCTACCTGTTTGACGAACCGCTTTCCAACCTCGACGCCAAGCTGCGTGTCGAGATGCGGACCGAAATGAAGCTGATGCACCAACGCCTGAAGACCACCACGGTCTACGTGACCCACGACCAGATCGAAGCGATGACTCTGGGCGACAAAGTGGCGGTCATGAAAGACGGCATCATTCAGCAGTTCGGTACGCCGAAGCAGATCTACAACGATCCGGCGAACCTCTTTGTGGCCAGCTTCATTGGCTCGCCGCCGATGAACTTCATCCCGCTGCGCCTGCAACGCAAAGACGGTCGTCTGGTCGCATTGCTCGACAGCGGTCAGGCCCGTTGCGAGCTGCCGATGAGCATGAACGACGCCGGTCTTGAGGACCGTGAGGTGATTCTGGGCCTGCGTCCCGAGCAGATCGTGCTAGCGTCCGGTGATACTGCAGGTCTGCCGACCCTTCGCGCCGAAGTCCAGGTGACGGAACCGACCGGTCCGGATACGCTGGTATTCGTTACCCTCAACGAGAGCAAGGTCTGCTGCCGTCTGGCGCCGGATATTGCACCCGCTGTGGGCGAGACCTTGACGCTGCAGTTCGATCCGGCGAAGGTTCTGCTGTTTGATGCGAAAACCGGCGAGCGCCTTGGCGTCCTGGCACCGAGTCAGTCGGTAGAGAACATGGGGAATGTCACGCGGCTCAACCGCAACTGATCCCGACGTGCAGGAGCACTGCACAAAACGAGCACCTGTGACGGGTGGATGTCTGCCGTAAAAAACCCGTCATGCACACGATGTACGTGGTTACAACGCTGTTCAAAAGCTAATAACAATAAAACGAGGATCCAAGGGATGAAAAAGGTACGTAACAAGTCGCTTAACCAGTTTCAGCTGATCGGTGGGTTGTCTGTCCTGAGCGCGCTGACGATTTCCGGAGCGGCTTCTGCAATGGAGCCTTTCAAAGCCAGCGAGCACATGACCGGTGACTGGGGTGGTCTGCGTCAAGAGCTGTACGACAAGGGTTACGACTTCCCGATCGAGTACGTGGGCGAAGCCGCCAGCAACCTCAACGGTGGTTACAACGACGACACGACCGGCCGCTACAGCGATCAGTTCGCGTTCGGCGTACAAATGGACCTGCAGAAAATCCTCGGCTGGAACGACGCTGAGTTCAAGCTCGCGATCACCGAGCGTAGCGGCAGAAACATTTCCAACGACCGTATCGGCGATCCGCGTGCCGGCACGCTCAGCTCCTCCCAGGAAGTCTGGGGCCGTGGCCAGACCTGGCGTCTGACCCAGATGTGGGTCAAGCAGAAGTACTTCGACGGCAAGCTGGACATCAAGGTCGGCCGTTTCGGTGAAGGCGAAGACTTCAACAGCTTCCCTTGCGACTTCCAGAACCTTTCGTTCTGCGGCTCGCAGGTCGGTAACTACGTAAACACCTGGTACAACTGGCCTGTCAGCCAGTGGGCTGCACGCGTGAAGTACAACATCACGCCTGAGTTGTTCGCCCAGATCGGTGTCTACGAGCAGAACCCGTCGTACCTCGAAACCGGCAACAGCTTCAAACTCAGCGGCAGCGGCGCCAAAGGCACCGTCGTACCGGTTGAAGTGGTGTGGTCGCCGAACGTCAACTCGCTGCCAGGCGAATACCGTCTGGGCTACTACGTGAGTAACCCGAGTGCCGACGATCTCTACGAGAACGAAGACGGTCAGCCTCAGGCGACCGCTGGCGGTAACTTCAAGTCTCACAAAGACAAGCACGGCTGGTGGGTTGTGGCTCAGCAACAACTGACCGCTCACAACGGCGACGCATCCCGTGGTCTGAGCATTTTCGCCAACGCGACGGTGCATGACAAAGCCACCAACTTCGTCGACAACTACCAGCAGGTCGGCTTCGTCTACAAAGGCCCGTTCGATGCACGTCCGAAGGATGACATCGGTATCGGCGTCGCCCGTATCCACGTGAACGATGATGCCCAGGACAACCGTCGTCTGGTCAACGCCGTCAACGGTATCGAAGACTACGACAACCCAGGCTACCTGCCGATCCAGAAGACCGAATACAACTCGGAAATCTACTACGGCGTGCATGTAACCGACTGGCTGACCGTGCGTCCTAACTTGCAGTACGTGAAGAGCCCGGGCGGTGTGGACGAAGTCCAGAACGCACTGGTTGCCGGTATCAAGATTCAGTCCAAGTTCTAAGTCAAAGCGGACGCTCCTCCGCGCTCCACTAACGATCAAGGGTCGTGTGTGCTTTACGGGCAGCCTGGCTGCCCGTTTTTTTTGCGCTGTTTATTCGGTAGCAATGGCTCCGCCTTTGGAGCATTTTTTCTCGCGTGACGAGTGACCGCTATCTGGAGTGCTACAACGATGCCCTTCAGGGATCCCGGCTCAACCGAGCATCCTCTTCAGCGTTTCTTCACCTCGGTGCGACCGCAACCGACCTTTCAGTGGGAACGCTACCAACAGCGTGATGTGCTGGTGATCAACCATGCGCAGTGCCAGGCCGTGTTCAGTCGGCAGGGCGCGCAGCTGTTGCATTTCGAACCTTGCGGGCAGAGACCCTGGCTGTGGTGTGCCGCGCATTGGCCCCTGGTCGGCGCGATCCGCGGCGGCGTGCCGGTCAGTTGGCCCTGGGTCGGGCGGCACCCGGGCGAGAGCGGCTGGCCGGCCAACGGCTGGGGCCGGTTGCTCGACTGGAAACTGGTCGAAAGCCATGAGCACGAGGCGGGTGTGACATTGCGTTGGCAACTCAAGCTGTGGGACTGGCAGGCCGATCTCTACGCTGAGCTGGGGCAGGCGATGGACCTGCGCCTGGAAACGCGTCACGACGACAGCGAACCTTGCCGCTTTGGCCACGGCTTGCACGCCTACTGGCGCATCAGCGATGTGGCGGACGTCGCGTTGCAAGGGCTCGACGGTGCGCAGGGTTACGATGAACTCAGCCGCAGCGCCTGTGAGCAAAGGGGCGAGCTACGGGTGCACGGCAGTTGTCAGCGGGTGTTTGAGCATGCCGGACTGCTGGAGCTACAGGACGACGCCTGGCAGCGGCGACTGAGCATCGACACCGGCGACAGCGACAGCACGGTGGTCTGGCACCCGGGCAGCCGGCCCTTGCTCGGTGTGGGTGGCGATGAAGCCATGGGTTTTCTGCGGGTCGAGGCGGCGTCGGGTGTTGATGATTGCCTGAGCCTGGCGCCCGGGCAGCACGCCAGTTTGAGCCTGCAGGCGACTTTGGTGCACTGAGCGACGTGGCGACGAATGCGGTCAATCGACTCCGCAACCCCTGTAGGAGCGCGCTTGCCCGCGAAAACTGCTCCAGCGACAGAGATGCAGCGGGGCGGCCTCATCGTGGGCAAGCGCGCTCCTACAAATAAGCGACTCCCTTAATTCAACTCATCGTCCGCCGGATACCGGCTGGCGTTGAGGCTTTCCTTGATC encodes the following:
- a CDS encoding ABC transporter substrate-binding protein is translated as MNSISRLAALISLASLFPLSAMAADAKGTVEVVHWWTSGGEKAAVDVLKAQVEKDGFTWKDGAVAGGGGATAMTVLKSRAVAGNPPGVAQIKGPDIQEWASTGLLDTDVLKTVSKEEKWDSLLDKKVSDTVKYEGDYVAVPVNIHRVNWLWINPEVFKKAGIEKAPTTLEEFYAAGDKLKAAGFIPLAHGGQPWQDSTVFEAVVLSVMGADGYKKALVDLDNAALTGPEMVKSLTELKKVATYMDVDGKGQDWNLEAAKVINGKAGMQIMGDWAKSEWTAAKKVAGKDYECVAFPGTDKAFTYNIDSLAVFKQKDAGTAAGQQDIAKIVLGENFQKVFSINKGSIPVRNDMLADMGKYGFDSCAQTAAKDFLADAKTGGLQPSMAHNMATTLAVQGAFFDVVTNYINDPKADPADAAKKLGAAIKSAK
- a CDS encoding carbohydrate ABC transporter permease gives rise to the protein MSSVAVFSKASPFDALQRWLPKLVLAPSMFIVLVGFYGYILWTFVLSFTNSTFLPTYKFVGLAQYARLFDNDRWWVASKNLAVFGGMFIGISMVVGVLLAVFLDQRIRREGFIRTIYLYPMALSMIVTGTAWKWLLNPGMGLDKLLRDWGWEGFRLDWLIDPDRVVYCLVIAAVWQASGFIMAMFLAGLRGVDQSIIRAAQIDGASMPKIYWKVVLPSLRPVFFSAVMILAHIAIKSFDLVAAMTAGGPGYSSDLPAMFMYSFTFSRGQMGMGSASAILMLGAILAILVPYLYSELRAKRND
- a CDS encoding ABC transporter ATP-binding protein — translated: MATLELRNVNKTYGAGLPDTLKNIELSIKEGEFLILVGPSGCGKSTLMNCIAGLENITGGAIMIGDQDVSGMSPKDRDIAMVFQSYALYPTMSVRENIEFGLKIRKMNQADIDAEVARVAKLLQIEHLLNRKPGQLSGGQQQRVAMGRALARRPKIYLFDEPLSNLDAKLRVEMRTEMKLMHQRLKTTTVYVTHDQIEAMTLGDKVAVMKDGIIQQFGTPKQIYNDPANLFVASFIGSPPMNFIPLRLQRKDGRLVALLDSGQARCELPMSMNDAGLEDREVILGLRPEQIVLASGDTAGLPTLRAEVQVTEPTGPDTLVFVTLNESKVCCRLAPDIAPAVGETLTLQFDPAKVLLFDAKTGERLGVLAPSQSVENMGNVTRLNRN
- a CDS encoding carbohydrate ABC transporter permease — encoded protein: MTSLANKPALSLSRVAIYAVLIIAVFLYLVPLVVMLLTSFKSPEDIGSGNLLSLPTEVTAIGWIKAWATVKGYFWNSFLITVPAVLISTTIGALNGYVLSMWRFRGSQLFFGLLLFGCFLPFQTVLLPASFTLGKMGLANTTTGLVFIHVVYGLAFTTLFFRNYYVSIPEALVKAARLDGAGFFTIFRRIILPMSTPIIMVCLIWQFTQIWNDFLFGVVFSSGDSQPITVALNNLVNTSTGAKEYNVDMAAAMIAGLPTLLVYVVAGKYFVRGLTAGAVKG
- a CDS encoding D-hexose-6-phosphate mutarotase, coding for MPFRDPGSTEHPLQRFFTSVRPQPTFQWERYQQRDVLVINHAQCQAVFSRQGAQLLHFEPCGQRPWLWCAAHWPLVGAIRGGVPVSWPWVGRHPGESGWPANGWGRLLDWKLVESHEHEAGVTLRWQLKLWDWQADLYAELGQAMDLRLETRHDDSEPCRFGHGLHAYWRISDVADVALQGLDGAQGYDELSRSACEQRGELRVHGSCQRVFEHAGLLELQDDAWQRRLSIDTGDSDSTVVWHPGSRPLLGVGGDEAMGFLRVEAASGVDDCLSLAPGQHASLSLQATLVH
- a CDS encoding carbohydrate porin — translated: MKKVRNKSLNQFQLIGGLSVLSALTISGAASAMEPFKASEHMTGDWGGLRQELYDKGYDFPIEYVGEAASNLNGGYNDDTTGRYSDQFAFGVQMDLQKILGWNDAEFKLAITERSGRNISNDRIGDPRAGTLSSSQEVWGRGQTWRLTQMWVKQKYFDGKLDIKVGRFGEGEDFNSFPCDFQNLSFCGSQVGNYVNTWYNWPVSQWAARVKYNITPELFAQIGVYEQNPSYLETGNSFKLSGSGAKGTVVPVEVVWSPNVNSLPGEYRLGYYVSNPSADDLYENEDGQPQATAGGNFKSHKDKHGWWVVAQQQLTAHNGDASRGLSIFANATVHDKATNFVDNYQQVGFVYKGPFDARPKDDIGIGVARIHVNDDAQDNRRLVNAVNGIEDYDNPGYLPIQKTEYNSEIYYGVHVTDWLTVRPNLQYVKSPGGVDEVQNALVAGIKIQSKF